The Coffea arabica cultivar ET-39 chromosome 1e, Coffea Arabica ET-39 HiFi, whole genome shotgun sequence genome has a window encoding:
- the LOC113702916 gene encoding uncharacterized protein isoform X1, translating to MANDGGGPYYSSPSDISPVRQWTPPTIQEISVDDYNTSRRVSRPLSFSPAMEGTSAARDSGGSTSSRSDSSDYESVAKTHHSHRNFSSHRCFMSKPVHPLTLPSDTPRREATDSNAAGYLEFDAVTPRREKHRLSSASGSVDLTDVSEPFEADFSSRYCNPSDSFKCGLCERLLSQRSPWSSRRIVRSGDMPVAGVLSCCHVFHAECLEQTTPKANKNDPPCPICAKVEEENSPDQRVFSKFFPRLRPFCEDGPSRPWGCAQAGDCVEGALHAPSRSTMLSLTRSRIKKNLSLKGNVGRDFPGKARKSGSFASQLFVGSVDHGVACSSKTVSGTSVK from the exons ATGGCAAATGATGGTGGTGGCCCGTATTATAGTAGTCCCTCTGACATTTCCCCAGTGCGGCAATGGACTCCTCCAACAATACAAGAAATCAGTGTTGATGATTATAACACTTCGAGAAGAG TCTCAAGGCCCTTATCCTTTTCCCCTGCTATGGAA GGCACATCAGCTGCAAGGGATAGTGGTGGCTCAACTTCATCCAGGTCGGACAGTAGTGATTACGAGTCTGTGGCCAAGACACATCACTCTCATCGTAATTTTTCAAGTCACCGTTGCTTTATGTCAAAACCTGTTCACCCATTGACCCTTCCATCTGACACACCTAGAAGAGAAGCTACTGACAGCAATGCTGCTGGGTATTTGGAATTTGATGCTGTTACTCCTCGAAGAGAAAAACATCGCTTGAGCAGTGCTAGTGGTAGTGTCGATCTCACTGATGTTTCTGAGCCATTTGAAGCTGATTTTTCAAGTAGATATTGTAATCCATCAGATAGTTTCAAATGTGGATTGTGTGAGAGGCTTCTTTCACAGAGATCTCCTTGGAGTTCTCGACGTATTGTGAGAAGCGGAGACATGCCTGTTGCTGGGGTTCTTTCATGCTGCCATGTATTCCATGCTGAATGCTTGGAGCAAACCACCCCAAAGGCCAACAAAAATGACCCCCCTTGCCCAATCTGTGCCAAAGTTGAAGAGGAGAATTCTCCAGATCAGCGGGTCTTTTCTAAGTTCTTCCCTAGGCTTAGGCCTTTCTGCGAAGATGGACCATCAAGGCCATGGGGTTGCGCACAGGCAGGAGATTGTGTTGAAGGTGCTTTGCATGCACCTTCCCGCAGTACCATGTTGTCACTTACTCGGAGTCggattaaaaagaatctctcGTTGAAGGGTAATGTAGGCAGAGACTTTCCCGGGAAGGCGAGGAAAAGTGGCTCATTTGCCTCACAGTTATTTGTTGGTTCAGTTGACCATGGAGTCGCTTGTTCGTCCAAGACAGTTTCTGGCACAAGTGTGAAGTGA
- the LOC113702916 gene encoding uncharacterized protein isoform X2 produces MEGTSAARDSGGSTSSRSDSSDYESVAKTHHSHRNFSSHRCFMSKPVHPLTLPSDTPRREATDSNAAGYLEFDAVTPRREKHRLSSASGSVDLTDVSEPFEADFSSRYCNPSDSFKCGLCERLLSQRSPWSSRRIVRSGDMPVAGVLSCCHVFHAECLEQTTPKANKNDPPCPICAKVEEENSPDQRVFSKFFPRLRPFCEDGPSRPWGCAQAGDCVEGALHAPSRSTMLSLTRSRIKKNLSLKGNVGRDFPGKARKSGSFASQLFVGSVDHGVACSSKTVSGTSVK; encoded by the exons ATGGAA GGCACATCAGCTGCAAGGGATAGTGGTGGCTCAACTTCATCCAGGTCGGACAGTAGTGATTACGAGTCTGTGGCCAAGACACATCACTCTCATCGTAATTTTTCAAGTCACCGTTGCTTTATGTCAAAACCTGTTCACCCATTGACCCTTCCATCTGACACACCTAGAAGAGAAGCTACTGACAGCAATGCTGCTGGGTATTTGGAATTTGATGCTGTTACTCCTCGAAGAGAAAAACATCGCTTGAGCAGTGCTAGTGGTAGTGTCGATCTCACTGATGTTTCTGAGCCATTTGAAGCTGATTTTTCAAGTAGATATTGTAATCCATCAGATAGTTTCAAATGTGGATTGTGTGAGAGGCTTCTTTCACAGAGATCTCCTTGGAGTTCTCGACGTATTGTGAGAAGCGGAGACATGCCTGTTGCTGGGGTTCTTTCATGCTGCCATGTATTCCATGCTGAATGCTTGGAGCAAACCACCCCAAAGGCCAACAAAAATGACCCCCCTTGCCCAATCTGTGCCAAAGTTGAAGAGGAGAATTCTCCAGATCAGCGGGTCTTTTCTAAGTTCTTCCCTAGGCTTAGGCCTTTCTGCGAAGATGGACCATCAAGGCCATGGGGTTGCGCACAGGCAGGAGATTGTGTTGAAGGTGCTTTGCATGCACCTTCCCGCAGTACCATGTTGTCACTTACTCGGAGTCggattaaaaagaatctctcGTTGAAGGGTAATGTAGGCAGAGACTTTCCCGGGAAGGCGAGGAAAAGTGGCTCATTTGCCTCACAGTTATTTGTTGGTTCAGTTGACCATGGAGTCGCTTGTTCGTCCAAGACAGTTTCTGGCACAAGTGTGAAGTGA